tatttttagtatattaGGAGTTATTTAAGTACTTcgataaactaaacaaaaacgaaaaatgttgcattggaaactaactgaaatacaaatataataaaaaatattataaaaatgttacaaataatgaaaaagaaacttttttcataggtttagttttagttaataataataacaaccctGTGTTGAACTAACCATTTCTTTTTAGTGGATTTCTTCTCCTCTTTCTCTACTTCTTTTTTCAGCTTGACCTCCGGCTGTCTCTGTTCTTGGTTGTTTGTGAGGAAGAGGACATGTTCAGCCTCTTCAGTCATGCGGCGGATATAATTCTTCTCGGACTCGTATCGCTCTCTGCGGAAGTGTGGAATAGGAATATCTCCTGAGAGCATCTTTGGCTTAAAGGCTAAAATAAGAAACATATATGAACATACAGCAagatgctctaccacttgagctacaggaacattatTGGCACTATTATCAATCGCCAAGGCTTAagtcactttttaataaaaacctgtatttacttatttatttatttattttaaagagagaGACTTTTTTGTTAAGGAATtaacttaatataaaaaaatgtgaattgtTATTTGTGTAAGTATGGATCTGCTTTTATTGTGCGGTACAAACTGAAACACTTAACATGATTGTGTAAGACTGGCAGtaccttttttcttctttttggagCCCTGTTCCATCATCTCTTTACTCTTCATGATTTCACGCAAGCGATGAGGAATCTGCTGGAGGTGGTCATCTGATGCAGGGTCATAACTTTTCTTTGACTTCTTTTTACTAAAAGAAGACAAAACTCTCTACAATTAGATATTAACCTAAAAAGCAATGTCTGACTGAGCAATGTTAAATAGTGcaactgtgaagcaacaaaatGGTTTTCAACAATGCTGgcacatatattaaaaataaaataaaattaattaattataaaaacttttttgtaagTGTATAAGAAAAAACCTACTgtccatttctttaaaataaatgaataaaaatgcaggaTGAACAACATTTAAGAACTATACATGAGCTCCACAACCAAATACATTTCCATGTCATTTCTGTCATATGAATACACGGTCTATGAATGTGGCATTTTCAATTTTGAAAACACATAGTGAATATTCATACATCTTCATGTGGGATTTAGGCCTTGTAATAAGAAATGTCAAATTGGGAAGAATTCAAGCtattaagcattacatctttaggCATACCCGAACAAAAAGAAACTCTGCACCGCCTTCAACATTTTCTGTAAATCCATATGACGTATATGGCTAAAATAATGTGTTCTAGTATCTGGTTGTTAGTTTACTTCATTTTATTGATGTTTAGTTTACCACTTGAAAAGATTTCCAGACATAGCCACATATCCCTCCGAAACACTCTTATTGAAGAAGGTTTAAGCCTCTGATTTACCTGGAATGCTTCTCATTCTTCTGTTGTTtgagctgtttgtctgttttcattGTGTACTCTTCAGtaaataacgcttcctccagcgGACGGTAAACTCGTGGTGTGTTTCTTCTGCTCGTCTTCCTCTACGCCGCGGAGATCAGCAGCACGTCAGCGCGCTACTGCCGCTCACTGGCGGAGGAAGGAACTCGCACCGTCCGCGCGGGCTCTGTGGTAAAATCATGTTTACATTGTGTGGctttttagtatgtttttttttctcgttgCCGATTTCTTACTTGTGATTTCAACAAAAATTTGAGTATCCGAGTTCATTAAGTTCTCTCTCTGATTTATTTCCTCCCCTTTTGCCATATGGCAATTAGCCTAGCTAACGTAACGATATTATTCACGCGCATGTCAGATTGCTCGGTGATCATCACCGTAATTTATATGcttaattatttacattataattatgGTAACTGTTTCATGACCACACATCCAGACAATATTTCAGTCATGTCTAAGTCAATAGGCTAAATTAAATCGCAGAGGTCTTATGTTAATAATTGTAACTCTATTTTTTTTGTGGGGAACcaatataatttcaaaatattgcttTAGTTCCTTCCTGTTCCTGAATTTGATCTATCTTTCTCTAGGCCTACTTGTCTGAATCACATATTTCCTCTTTCCTTTATTTCTATTACTGTTGGATCATTTTCTTTGACTCTAACATTTTAATCAGGAACAACTACCACACCTTTCCTTCTGTAGTGCTGTGCATCCACATGCTTTGAAAAGAAATTGGTCCTGAACGTATGATTTCAGATTAACATCATGACGTGCTCTCTTGGTGCAGAGTGCTGTGTGTGAATTCATGAGCAGCTAAGCTGACAAAATGTTGGCACATATAATAGAATTaaaaggatactccaccccaaaatgaaaatgtattaatcacTAAATCACATTAATCACTCGTTCCAAACCCCATAAAAGCTTCGTTCATTCGTtttgatattctccaaaatggcgctacagtgatgcagagagacacagaggagacaaattgttgaattcaattaaattcataaaattgTTGAAAGTCAGAGCCAGATTATCCATAAGGGtacttgggccagtgcccaggggcaccaaccattcacaacaactaggggggcaccacatgacacaagctttaaaaatatttttcgtaaattgttttattattaacttgaaattcttaaaagaccatacataactcatttatgaacactaacttaacaacaataataataataataaattataaataaataaagattacatgaccactatcagtcccccacttccgtccccaatctgtcagagttgagttggtccacaacaagtacgcgGAAATGTGTAATTCttttaacggctacagaaaatgaatcaaaatggacagacatcaattgagtggttttgcaaaaaggaagttaaagaaagacaaggacgctagacgtttagctacaattcaaaatgttccagggatcgaaagttttttttaaaacgagtgaagaatgagctcaggacgacaatgacacagaagcgattgactgTACTCTCCCTGTTaaccattgaagttaaagttaaaacattaccgtctccagccgcgagagggcgctctgtgctgctcagtgctcctgtagtctacccctgAAAACATTGTGCGCCCTCTCgcgactgtagacggtaatgttttctcttggttcttggttctaaagaaatgcgacttatagtccagtgcgacttatatatgtttttttttccttatcaTGACggatttttggactgatgcgacttataatctgaaaaatacggtagttggacaagttaataaattacatttgatttgagaaatcaccttaattatgtccgggggggtggggggttgggGCTTTTGAGGTACACTTGACCACACTGTCTTAATATGGCCCTGTTgaaagtcattatttattttttttcttcgcacacaaaaagtattttcatcgcttcataacattacagttgaaccaagGATGGCAgctggactattctgacgatgcttttcgaacttttctggaccttgatagtgtattttacttggcagtcaatgggacaatCACAGgtctcccagttttcatccaaaatatcttaaattttgttccgaagatgatcaaagcttttatgggtttaaaatgacatgggggtaagtgattaatgacaaaattgtcattttggggtggagtaaccctttaagtgtcATCTGGGGGGAAATGGTTATATGTCAATTTCTTTCATAAGCTTCATCCAATTTCTGAAACTTTAAGAGTTTTTCTTTAGAGTAGAGATGTAAAAATAGATAATGTCTAAACACCtgtttttaattctaaatattgcATATGACACATAAAGTGTTTTCCAGGCAATGCTATATGAGGGACAATAAAAGCTGAATTTTGCAAATGTGCATCACCACAAAATTGGTTTAATAAACTGGGTTCCACTCTTACcattaaattagttttattttccaAAGCCTATATACACTCAGACCTCAGGCTTATTCAAACAGCCTCTCAAAACCAGCTGACTAAACCTTTCCATGAGCTTGGGACACCTGGATGACCCTAAGTCTCCACCTGAGGGAACAACACGCTCTTTGAGTCCAAAAAAGTGGATAGAGGGATTGTTGACACATTCAAAATGGCCTGACTCACCGTTtcctgagaaagctccactcccAGGTACCCACAAGTGACCTCCCCGCATAGCAGCCTCTTTATGACCTATTTACATGCTAATTCCccaaatatactgtatttttatactgtatttttt
The sequence above is a segment of the Carassius carassius chromosome 9, fCarCar2.1, whole genome shotgun sequence genome. Coding sequences within it:
- the ccdc137 gene encoding coiled-coil domain-containing protein 137, with amino-acid sequence MKTDKQLKQQKNEKHSSKKKSKKSYDPASDDHLQQIPHRLREIMKSKEMMEQGSKKKKKAFKPKMLSGDIPIPHFRRERYESEKNYIRRMTEEAEHVLFLTNNQEQRQPEVKLKKEVEKEEKKSTKKKWLSRGRLQKQKKKINQQEEHEEEEMFKDEVPFGEVAMAPPSLSVKPKKAIVKPQGANKGLLLNSLLGHSPVSLIKPSMARKRIVEEERERVVLLYRQMRQKQRDKQEQDRAAKTST